Proteins encoded together in one Carassius auratus strain Wakin chromosome 32, ASM336829v1, whole genome shotgun sequence window:
- the LOC113052190 gene encoding GRB10-interacting GYF protein 1-like isoform X1 translates to MTAETLNFGPEWLRALSSGGNVSSPPASPAMPKYKLAEYRYGREEMLALYVKDNKVPEEMQDKEFAAILQDEPQQPLALLALTEEEQRNFSMSVNSVAVLRLMGKGGGAVPAGVNRGRGSVRGGRGRGRGGEIGFYQRSSEEVEGGFGRSVREVHRSQSWDDRGERRFEKPLRREAVRLGFEEGVPGGRKEFMRSDSDNWRILREEQEEEDAGETGVSWRLTGSRRDDGGPRSAGWREHSGPGEVRRRKFDFDFRDGGIEGGRRRAGSEGAEDERDGLPEWCTDEEDGEMGTFDSSGAFMSIKKGPKDPIPEEEFEFQGLEDEEEDSVYQEKKNESGAEISEKDVTDSAPVSETEVKPDSPSPPPPPLPPVPPTLPPPVTEAVPSAAPSGLEKFQPAPSIPNKLPSEVLLEAMLDLSPSASSSLPSSPPSLSSAATDLPPPGGDIEDDEGMKHLQQEAEKMVAALQDTSLEEECFTQTLQEGRNTASALPLSHDSAMKWFYKDPQGEIQGPFSTVEMCEWFQAGYFDMNLLVKRGCDEGFQPLGDVIKMWGRVPFAPGPSPPPLLVRNQAHPRPHPPQGATGNMDQERLKKQQELAAAKALYQQQQQLFQLINRCGEQGMMPSLNRSMSVPDTGSMWDMHTSASQPAGGEASLWDLINSSTQGPILEQLQKLHERREAELRAKREDEERKRRDEKRREEQKRREEEEIYRRKQQQDLLVKLLQQTQRQGSSGSGSSWSGGPNPGLGKQTKPHNLLEIQQEAERMHKQQHRVQQQRWGDASSLWGTAGSLDGKVGGGGSPSGGGMGIWDEALKNQSALRSNIGLKNSRSSPSLSEQYMMRGRKRTEEEERLLKLLQGVKSQDGFTTWCEQMLHALNTSASNCSSSQDVPTIVAYLKEVESPYEVLNFICSYLGDTVEAKEFARQFLERRAKQKANHQRQQQQLSKEMAGLSMNNFSLQDTVRGMNPSALFQAMHSGKGGGAYEQAAKLKKKQPTMLHSDPSILGYSFHGGPDRYGLNEMEMVEDY, encoded by the exons ATGACTGCTGAAACACTTAACTTTGGCCCAGAATG gctcCGTGCACTTTCCAGTGGAGGCAATGTGTCTTCCCCTCCTGCCTCTCCTGCTATGCCAAAGTACAAGTTGGCCGAATACCGTTATGGGCGAGAGGAGATGCTAGCACTTTATGTCAAGGACAACAAG GTCCCTGAAGAAATGCAGGATAAAGAGTTTGCTGCTATTCTGCAGGATGAGCCTCAACAGCCACTGGCACTGTTGGCTCTCACTGAAGAGGAGCAG AGGAACTTCTCCATGTCTGTCAACAGTGTGGCTGTGCTGAGGCTTATGGGTAAGGGGGGTGGGGCCGTCCCGGCCGGGGTGAACCGAGGAAGAGGCAGCGTGAGAGGCGGTCGAG gtcgaggaagaggaggagagatcgGATTCTACCAAAGAAGCAGTGAGGAAGTAGAGGGCGGTTTTGGTCGTAGCGTTCGAGAGGTGCATCGCAGTCAGAGCTGGGATGACAG AGGTGAAAGACGTTTTGAGAAACCTCTGCGGAGAGAAGCTGTGCGCCTGGGTTTCGAGGAGGGGGTTCCAGGTGGCAGAAAGGAGTTCATGCGCTCTGATAGTGACAACTGGCGCATACTGAGAGAGgaacaggaggaggaggacgCAGGAGAGACTGGTGTCAGCTGGAGACTCACCGGTTCACGAAGAGATG ATGGTGGTCCTCGCTCAGCTGGTTGGCGGGAGCATTCTGGTCCAGGTGAAGTTCGCCGCAGGAAGTTTGACTTCGACTTCCGGGATGGAGGGATTGAGGGAGGCAGAAGGAGAGCAGGAAGCGAAGGAGCTGAGGATGAGAGAGATGGTCTGCCAGAGTGGTGCACAGATGAGGAAGATGGAGAAATGGGAACCTTTGATTCTTCTGGAGCGTTTATGTCTATTAAG AAGGGCCCGAAAGACCCCATTCCAGAAGAGGAGTTTGAGTTCCAGGGgttggaggatgaggaggaggacagTGTTTATCAAGAGAAGAAAAATGAGTCTGGAGCTGAAATAAGCGAGAAAG ATGTGACTGATTCTGCTCCAGTGTCTGAAACTGAAGTGAAACCAGATTCTCcttcccctcctcctcctcctctccctcctgTCCCTCCAACTCTTCCACCTCCTGTCACTGAGGCTGTGCCCTCTGCTGCCCCCTCTGGCCTGGAGAAATTTCAGCCTGCCCCCTCCATTCCCAACAAACTACCAAGTGAAG TGTTATTAGAGGCCATGTTAGATTTGAGCCCCAGTGCCTCCTCCAGTCTGCCTTCATCGCCTCCCTCTTTGTCCTCTGCTGCTACTGACCTCCCACCACCGGGGGGTGATATTGAGGACGATGAGGGCATGAAGCACCTGCAACAG GAGGCAGAGAAGATGGTGGCAGCGCTCCAGGACACATCTCTAGAGGAAGAGTGTTTCACCCAGACTCTTCAGGAGGGCAGAAACACAGCCTCTGCTCTTCCTCTTTCCCATGACTCTGCCATGAAATGGTTTTACAAAGACCCGCAAGGAGAGATTCAGG GACCTTTCAGTACAGTGGAGATGTGTGAATGGTTTCAGGCGGGGTATTTCGACATGAACCTGCTTGTTAAACGTGGTTGTGATGAGGGATTTCAGCCACTGGGGGATGTCATTAAGATGTGGGGGCGTGTGCCTTTCGCCCCTGGACCCTCCCCTCCGCCCCTCTTGGTGAGGAATCAAGCCCACCCTCGCCCTCACCCACCCCAGGGGGCAACC GGTAATATGGATCAGGAGCGGCTGAAGAAACAGCAGGAATTAGCTGCTGCCAAGGCTCTTTaccagcagcaacagcagctgtTCCAGCTCATCAACAg gtGTGGAGAGCAGGGTATGATGCCTTCGTTAAACAGGTCGATGTCAGTGCCAGATACAGGGTCCATGTGGGACATGCATACCTCAGCCTCACAGCCAGCAG GTGGTGAGGCCAGTCTATGGGACTTAATTAATTCTTCAACTCAGGGTCCAATTCTAGAACAGCTTCAGAAG CTACATGAGAGGAGAGAAGCTGAACTCAGGGCCAAGCGTGAGGATGAGGAGAGAAAACGGAGGGATGAGAAAAGGCGAGAAGAGCAGaaaaggagagaggaggaggagatttACAGGCGCAAACAG caacagGATTTGCTGGTGAAGTTGCTCCAGCAGACTCAGCGTCAGGGTTCCTCAGGCTCCGGGTCGAGCTGGAGCGGAGGACCCAACCCTGGGCTGGGAAAGCAGACCAAGCCCCACAACCTCCTGGAAATCCAGCAGGAGGCTGAAAGAATGCACAAACAACAGCACAGAGTCCAGCAGCAGAGG TGGGGTGATGCCTCTTCGTTGTGGGGAACGGCTGGATCTTTGGATGGAAAGGTGGGTGGAGGTGGCAGCCCTTCTGGAGGAGGGATGGGAATCTGGGACGAGGCCCTCAAGAACCAGAGCGCACTTCGCAGCAACATAGGGCTGAAGAACAGCCGGAGCAGTCCCTCACTGAG TGAGCAGTACATGATGAGAGGCCGTAAACGCACTGAGGAAGAGGAGCGGCTGTTGAAACTCCTGCAGGGGGTGAAGTCTCAGGACGGCTTCACCACCTGGTGTGAACAGATGCTGCATGCGCTCAACACCTCCGCCAGTAACTGCTCCTCTTCCCAGGATG tgcCTACTATTGTGGCGTACCTGAAGGAGGTGGAGTCCCCGTATGAAGTGTTGAACTTTATCTGCTCCTACCTGGGTGACACTGTTGAAGCCAAAGAGTTCGCCAGACAGTTCCTGGAGCGCCGTGCCAAACAGAAAGCTAACcaccagagacagcagcagcag CTCTCCAAAGAGATGGCTGGACTTAGCATGAACAACTTCTCTCTGCAG GACACTGTTCGAGGAATGAACCCCAGTGCCCTGTTCCaggcaatgcattctgggaagggGGGTGGGGCCTATGAACAGGCAGCAAAGCTGAAGAAGAAACAGCCCACGATGCTGCACTCTGACCCAAGCATCTTAG GGTACTCATTCCATGGTGGTCCTGATCGGTATGGTCTAAACGAGATGGAGATGGTGGAGGATTACTGA
- the LOC113052190 gene encoding GRB10-interacting GYF protein 1-like isoform X2: MTAETLNFGPEWLRALSSGGNVSSPPASPAMPKYKLAEYRYGREEMLALYVKDNKVPEEMQDKEFAAILQDEPQQPLALLALTEEEQRNFSMSVNSVAVLRLMGKGGGAVPAGVNRGRGSVRGGRGRGRGGEIGFYQRSSEEVEGGFGRSVREVHRSQSWDDRGERRFEKPLRREAVRLGFEEGVPGGRKEFMRSDSDNWRILREEQEEEDAGETGVSWRLTGSRRDDGGPRSAGWREHSGPGEVRRRKFDFDFRDGGIEGGRRRAGSEGAEDERDGLPEWCTDEEDGEMGTFDSSGAFMSIKKGPKDPIPEEEFEFQGLEDEEEDSVYQEKKNESGAEISEKDVTDSAPVSETEVKPDSPSPPPPPLPPVPPTLPPPVTEAVPSAAPSGLEKFQPAPSIPNKLPSEVLLEAMLDLSPSASSSLPSSPPSLSSAATDLPPPGGDIEDDEGMKHLQQEAEKMVAALQDTSLEEECFTQTLQEGRNTASALPLSHDSAMKWFYKDPQGEIQGPFSTVEMCEWFQAGYFDMNLLVKRGCDEGFQPLGDVIKMWGRVPFAPGPSPPPLLGNMDQERLKKQQELAAAKALYQQQQQLFQLINRCGEQGMMPSLNRSMSVPDTGSMWDMHTSASQPAGGEASLWDLINSSTQGPILEQLQKLHERREAELRAKREDEERKRRDEKRREEQKRREEEEIYRRKQQQDLLVKLLQQTQRQGSSGSGSSWSGGPNPGLGKQTKPHNLLEIQQEAERMHKQQHRVQQQRWGDASSLWGTAGSLDGKVGGGGSPSGGGMGIWDEALKNQSALRSNIGLKNSRSSPSLSEQYMMRGRKRTEEEERLLKLLQGVKSQDGFTTWCEQMLHALNTSASNCSSSQDVPTIVAYLKEVESPYEVLNFICSYLGDTVEAKEFARQFLERRAKQKANHQRQQQQLSKEMAGLSMNNFSLQDTVRGMNPSALFQAMHSGKGGGAYEQAAKLKKKQPTMLHSDPSILGYSFHGGPDRYGLNEMEMVEDY; the protein is encoded by the exons ATGACTGCTGAAACACTTAACTTTGGCCCAGAATG gctcCGTGCACTTTCCAGTGGAGGCAATGTGTCTTCCCCTCCTGCCTCTCCTGCTATGCCAAAGTACAAGTTGGCCGAATACCGTTATGGGCGAGAGGAGATGCTAGCACTTTATGTCAAGGACAACAAG GTCCCTGAAGAAATGCAGGATAAAGAGTTTGCTGCTATTCTGCAGGATGAGCCTCAACAGCCACTGGCACTGTTGGCTCTCACTGAAGAGGAGCAG AGGAACTTCTCCATGTCTGTCAACAGTGTGGCTGTGCTGAGGCTTATGGGTAAGGGGGGTGGGGCCGTCCCGGCCGGGGTGAACCGAGGAAGAGGCAGCGTGAGAGGCGGTCGAG gtcgaggaagaggaggagagatcgGATTCTACCAAAGAAGCAGTGAGGAAGTAGAGGGCGGTTTTGGTCGTAGCGTTCGAGAGGTGCATCGCAGTCAGAGCTGGGATGACAG AGGTGAAAGACGTTTTGAGAAACCTCTGCGGAGAGAAGCTGTGCGCCTGGGTTTCGAGGAGGGGGTTCCAGGTGGCAGAAAGGAGTTCATGCGCTCTGATAGTGACAACTGGCGCATACTGAGAGAGgaacaggaggaggaggacgCAGGAGAGACTGGTGTCAGCTGGAGACTCACCGGTTCACGAAGAGATG ATGGTGGTCCTCGCTCAGCTGGTTGGCGGGAGCATTCTGGTCCAGGTGAAGTTCGCCGCAGGAAGTTTGACTTCGACTTCCGGGATGGAGGGATTGAGGGAGGCAGAAGGAGAGCAGGAAGCGAAGGAGCTGAGGATGAGAGAGATGGTCTGCCAGAGTGGTGCACAGATGAGGAAGATGGAGAAATGGGAACCTTTGATTCTTCTGGAGCGTTTATGTCTATTAAG AAGGGCCCGAAAGACCCCATTCCAGAAGAGGAGTTTGAGTTCCAGGGgttggaggatgaggaggaggacagTGTTTATCAAGAGAAGAAAAATGAGTCTGGAGCTGAAATAAGCGAGAAAG ATGTGACTGATTCTGCTCCAGTGTCTGAAACTGAAGTGAAACCAGATTCTCcttcccctcctcctcctcctctccctcctgTCCCTCCAACTCTTCCACCTCCTGTCACTGAGGCTGTGCCCTCTGCTGCCCCCTCTGGCCTGGAGAAATTTCAGCCTGCCCCCTCCATTCCCAACAAACTACCAAGTGAAG TGTTATTAGAGGCCATGTTAGATTTGAGCCCCAGTGCCTCCTCCAGTCTGCCTTCATCGCCTCCCTCTTTGTCCTCTGCTGCTACTGACCTCCCACCACCGGGGGGTGATATTGAGGACGATGAGGGCATGAAGCACCTGCAACAG GAGGCAGAGAAGATGGTGGCAGCGCTCCAGGACACATCTCTAGAGGAAGAGTGTTTCACCCAGACTCTTCAGGAGGGCAGAAACACAGCCTCTGCTCTTCCTCTTTCCCATGACTCTGCCATGAAATGGTTTTACAAAGACCCGCAAGGAGAGATTCAGG GACCTTTCAGTACAGTGGAGATGTGTGAATGGTTTCAGGCGGGGTATTTCGACATGAACCTGCTTGTTAAACGTGGTTGTGATGAGGGATTTCAGCCACTGGGGGATGTCATTAAGATGTGGGGGCGTGTGCCTTTCGCCCCTGGACCCTCCCCTCCGCCCCTCTTG GGTAATATGGATCAGGAGCGGCTGAAGAAACAGCAGGAATTAGCTGCTGCCAAGGCTCTTTaccagcagcaacagcagctgtTCCAGCTCATCAACAg gtGTGGAGAGCAGGGTATGATGCCTTCGTTAAACAGGTCGATGTCAGTGCCAGATACAGGGTCCATGTGGGACATGCATACCTCAGCCTCACAGCCAGCAG GTGGTGAGGCCAGTCTATGGGACTTAATTAATTCTTCAACTCAGGGTCCAATTCTAGAACAGCTTCAGAAG CTACATGAGAGGAGAGAAGCTGAACTCAGGGCCAAGCGTGAGGATGAGGAGAGAAAACGGAGGGATGAGAAAAGGCGAGAAGAGCAGaaaaggagagaggaggaggagatttACAGGCGCAAACAG caacagGATTTGCTGGTGAAGTTGCTCCAGCAGACTCAGCGTCAGGGTTCCTCAGGCTCCGGGTCGAGCTGGAGCGGAGGACCCAACCCTGGGCTGGGAAAGCAGACCAAGCCCCACAACCTCCTGGAAATCCAGCAGGAGGCTGAAAGAATGCACAAACAACAGCACAGAGTCCAGCAGCAGAGG TGGGGTGATGCCTCTTCGTTGTGGGGAACGGCTGGATCTTTGGATGGAAAGGTGGGTGGAGGTGGCAGCCCTTCTGGAGGAGGGATGGGAATCTGGGACGAGGCCCTCAAGAACCAGAGCGCACTTCGCAGCAACATAGGGCTGAAGAACAGCCGGAGCAGTCCCTCACTGAG TGAGCAGTACATGATGAGAGGCCGTAAACGCACTGAGGAAGAGGAGCGGCTGTTGAAACTCCTGCAGGGGGTGAAGTCTCAGGACGGCTTCACCACCTGGTGTGAACAGATGCTGCATGCGCTCAACACCTCCGCCAGTAACTGCTCCTCTTCCCAGGATG tgcCTACTATTGTGGCGTACCTGAAGGAGGTGGAGTCCCCGTATGAAGTGTTGAACTTTATCTGCTCCTACCTGGGTGACACTGTTGAAGCCAAAGAGTTCGCCAGACAGTTCCTGGAGCGCCGTGCCAAACAGAAAGCTAACcaccagagacagcagcagcag CTCTCCAAAGAGATGGCTGGACTTAGCATGAACAACTTCTCTCTGCAG GACACTGTTCGAGGAATGAACCCCAGTGCCCTGTTCCaggcaatgcattctgggaagggGGGTGGGGCCTATGAACAGGCAGCAAAGCTGAAGAAGAAACAGCCCACGATGCTGCACTCTGACCCAAGCATCTTAG GGTACTCATTCCATGGTGGTCCTGATCGGTATGGTCTAAACGAGATGGAGATGGTGGAGGATTACTGA
- the LOC113052192 gene encoding claudin-15: protein MDPVIEVVALFLGFVSWIMVGIAIPNRYWKVSTIDGTVITTSTIYENLWMSCATDSLGVHNCREFPSLLALSGYIQASRALMIAAVVCGTFGVVATLIGMQCSKAAGDNYVLKGRIAGTGGAFFLLQGLCTMISVSWYAANITQEFFNPLYPGQKYEIGEGLYIGWASGVLAICGGACLMFSCKLGTKEKTYYQPTRETVYSASTSKRDAQSTYGRNAYV from the exons ATGGATCCGGTTATTGAAGTCGTTGCTTTATTTCTTGGCTTTGTGAGTTGGATAATGGTTGGCATTGCAATTCCGAACCGTTACTGGAAAGTATCCACGATAGACGGGACTGTGATCACCACCTCAACCATTTACGAGAATCTGTGGATGTCCTGCGCCACGGACTCGCTCGGAGTGCACAACTGCCGTGAATTCCCCTCTCTGCTCGCCCTGTCTG GTTATATCCAGGCGTCTCGCGCTCTTATGATCGCGGCAGTGGTGTGTGGCACATTCGGAGTGGTGGCCACCCTCATCGGCATGCAGTGCTCGAAGGCCGCCGGTGACAACTACGTGCTGAAAGGCAGAATCGCCGGTACTGGCGGAGCATTTTTCCTCCTGCAGG GTTTGTGCACGATGATATCAGTCTCATGGTACGCGGCAAACATCACTCAAGAGTTCTTCAACCCGCTCTATCCTGGCCAAAA GTATGAGATTGGAGAGGGTTTATACATCGGCTGGGCCTCTGGTGTTCTTGCTATCTGTGGTGGAGCCTGTCTCATGTTCTCCTGCAAGTTAGGCACAAAGGAGAAGAC TTACTACCAGCCCACACGTGAAACAGTTTACTCTGCGTCCACCTCCAAGAGGGACGCTCAGAGCACTTATGGAAGAAATGCCTACGTCTGA
- the LOC113052191 gene encoding mitochondrial fission 1 protein-like, producing MEAVVSELVAPEDLKRFEKKYNTELVKGPVCRETTFEYAWCLIRSKYSNDIVKGIQLLEELVSTSKKDDQRDFLFYLAVANYRLKEYERALKYIRTLLKNEPDNKQALELEKLINSALRKDGLVGMAIVGGIGLGVAGLAGLIGLAVSKGPKS from the exons ATGGAGGCGGTTGTGTCAGAACTAGTGGCACCTGAAGATCTaaag AGATTTGAGAAGAAGTATAACACTGAGCTGGTGAAAGGACCCGTTTGCAGGGAAACCACATTTGAGTATGCCTGGTGTTTGATCAGAAGCAAGTACTCCAATGACATTGTGAAAGGCATTCAGCTGCTGGAAG AACTGGTTTCTACGAGCAAAAAAGATGATCAGAGAGATTTTCTTTTCTACCTTGCCGTTGCAAACTACAGACTTAAG GAGTATGAGAGAGCACTGAAGTACATTCGTACTCTGCTGAAGAATGAACCAGATAATAAACAGGCCCTGGAACTGGAGAAACTCATCAACAGTGCACTAAGAAAAG ATGGTTTAGTTGGCATGGCGATCGTCGGCGGTATCGGTTTAGGTGTGGCGGGATTGGCTGGTCTTATTGGTTTGGCTGTGAGCAAAGGTCCTAAGTCCTAA